In Nitratiruptor sp. YY09-18, a single window of DNA contains:
- a CDS encoding quinone-dependent dihydroorotate dehydrogenase codes for MDYQSIKNILFKFEPETAHHIAATAFELASFMPPVLNALQKRYLVTSPLLEQDIFGKKFANPLGIAAGFDKNATMTKTLHALGFGYVEVGTVTPKPQTGNPLPRLFRYPRYEALQNAMGFNNDGAEIIKKRLERIYPADFPIGVNIGKNKTTPQAKALEDYRFLIENFKDLADYLVVNISSPNTPNLRDLQNEQFIKDLFIMAKDITSTPILLKIAPDMSPEQAVNLTATAVEAGADGIIATNTSIDYSLLKGAKDFGGISGKVIKDKSFAIFKEIAKELFGKTVLVSVGGIESAEEAYRRIKAGANLLQIYTAFIYGGPKLIADINKGLIEALQKDGYEHISQAVGADIR; via the coding sequence ATGGATTACCAGTCAATAAAAAATATACTTTTTAAGTTTGAGCCAGAGACTGCACATCATATAGCTGCAACAGCATTTGAGCTTGCAAGTTTCATGCCTCCGGTGCTCAATGCTTTACAAAAACGCTACCTTGTCACTTCACCACTTTTAGAGCAAGATATTTTTGGCAAAAAGTTTGCCAATCCACTTGGCATTGCAGCAGGATTTGACAAAAACGCAACTATGACCAAAACGCTCCACGCTCTTGGATTTGGCTATGTAGAGGTTGGAACAGTTACCCCAAAACCGCAAACTGGCAATCCTCTCCCTCGCCTCTTTCGCTATCCTCGCTACGAAGCACTCCAAAATGCCATGGGGTTCAATAATGATGGCGCAGAAATCATAAAAAAACGGCTAGAACGCATATATCCAGCCGATTTTCCAATTGGCGTGAATATTGGCAAAAACAAAACAACTCCACAAGCAAAAGCTCTTGAGGATTACAGATTTTTGATTGAGAATTTCAAAGATTTGGCTGATTATCTTGTAGTCAATATCTCTAGTCCCAATACTCCAAATCTGCGCGATTTGCAAAATGAGCAGTTTATCAAAGATCTCTTTATCATGGCAAAAGATATCACATCGACTCCAATCTTGCTCAAAATTGCACCAGATATGAGCCCCGAGCAAGCAGTCAACCTCACAGCTACTGCAGTAGAGGCTGGAGCCGATGGTATCATTGCCACGAATACCTCTATCGATTATTCACTTCTCAAAGGTGCCAAAGATTTTGGTGGTATAAGTGGAAAAGTAATTAAAGATAAAAGTTTTGCAATTTTCAAAGAGATTGCAAAGGAGCTTTTTGGTAAAACAGTGCTTGTGAGTGTAGGTGGAATAGAGAGTGCTGAAGAGGCATATAGGCGCATCAAAGCAGGAGCAAATCTCTTGCAAATCTACACTGCCTTTATCTATGGAGGCCCAAAACTCATAGCTGATATCAACAAAGGCTTGATAGAGGCTCTCCAAAAAGATGGCTATGAGCATATCAGCCAAGCCGTAGGAGCAGATATTCGATGA
- a CDS encoding pitrilysin family protein — MASSLPKFYEKTLDNGLKVVAIPMNRGSDVISVDIFYKVGSRNEVMGKSGIAHMLEHLNFKSTKNLKAGEFDEIVKSFGGVDNASTGFDYTHYFIKAASRNLDKSLWLFAELMENLKLDDKEFQTEREVVAEERRWRTDNNPTGYLYFRLFNNAYIYHPYHWTPIGFMQDILHWTIDDIRKFHKTYYQPKNAILIVAGDIDKDKVFNEAQKHFAHIKNCCDIPKVHQVEPPQDGAKRVNINRDTQVEMVAIAFHIPNFQDPDQVALSAVSELLSSGKSSWLYKELVDKKKMVNQIYAYNMDNKDPGIFLFLAVCNPGIKAEDVEKEIWKQIENLKEGKIKRSELDKIKINTKADFIFGLENSSNVASLFGDYFAKGDINPLLHYEENIDKLTIKDLQRVAKKYFVQKNSTTVILRKGE, encoded by the coding sequence ATGGCTAGCAGTTTGCCAAAATTTTATGAAAAAACCCTTGATAATGGTCTCAAAGTTGTAGCAATACCGATGAATCGAGGAAGTGATGTCATATCAGTAGATATATTTTACAAAGTTGGAAGCCGCAATGAAGTGATGGGCAAAAGTGGTATAGCCCATATGCTTGAGCACCTCAACTTCAAATCGACCAAAAACCTCAAAGCTGGAGAGTTTGATGAGATTGTCAAAAGTTTTGGTGGAGTTGATAACGCCTCAACCGGCTTTGATTATACGCACTACTTCATCAAAGCAGCAAGTCGCAATCTCGATAAATCTCTCTGGCTTTTTGCTGAGCTTATGGAGAACCTCAAGCTTGATGACAAAGAGTTTCAGACTGAGCGCGAAGTGGTAGCTGAAGAGCGTAGATGGCGAACAGATAATAATCCTACAGGATACCTCTACTTCAGACTCTTTAACAACGCTTACATCTACCATCCCTATCACTGGACCCCGATAGGATTCATGCAAGATATTTTGCACTGGACAATCGATGATATCCGTAAATTTCACAAAACCTACTATCAGCCCAAAAATGCAATCCTCATCGTAGCTGGTGATATTGACAAAGATAAAGTTTTTAATGAAGCACAAAAGCATTTTGCCCATATCAAAAACTGCTGCGATATTCCTAAAGTCCACCAGGTTGAGCCTCCGCAAGATGGAGCCAAGAGAGTCAATATCAATAGAGACACACAAGTTGAGATGGTAGCAATCGCTTTTCATATCCCCAATTTCCAAGACCCTGACCAGGTGGCTCTGAGTGCTGTGAGTGAGCTGCTAAGTAGCGGAAAATCGAGCTGGCTCTATAAAGAGCTAGTGGATAAGAAGAAGATGGTCAACCAGATATATGCATACAATATGGATAACAAAGATCCTGGTATTTTCCTCTTTTTGGCAGTCTGCAATCCTGGTATAAAAGCTGAAGATGTAGAAAAAGAGATCTGGAAGCAGATCGAAAACCTCAAAGAGGGAAAAATTAAAAGAAGTGAGCTTGATAAAATCAAAATCAACACAAAAGCTGATTTTATCTTCGGACTTGAAAATAGCAGCAATGTAGCTTCACTTTTTGGTGACTATTTTGCAAAAGGTGATATAAACCCACTCTTGCACTATGAAGAGAATATCGATAAACTAACTATAAAAGACCTCCAAAGAGTCGCCAAAAAATATTTTGTACAGAAAAACTCGACAACTGTGATTTTGAGAAAGGGTGAATGA
- the dapA gene encoding 4-hydroxy-tetrahydrodipicolinate synthase has product MMKKLKGAMTALITPFKNGKVDEEKYARLIQRQIDNTIDVVVPVGTTGESATLSHDEHKRCIEIAVEVCKGTSTKVMAGAGSNSTHEAIDLAKFAQKAGADAILSVSPYYNKPTQEGLYQHYKALAAAVDIPVLLYNVPGRTGVDIKPETVFRLFDEVDNIYGIKEATGSIERCVELLAKRSELYVISGDDTINYPIIANGGMGVISVTANLLPDKMSMLVHAGLAGQFDTAKMINDELFDINKALFIESNPIPIKAAMYLAGLLDSLEYRLPLVPPSKENMKLIEKTLEKYEVVA; this is encoded by the coding sequence ATGATGAAAAAACTCAAAGGTGCTATGACGGCACTCATTACGCCATTTAAAAACGGAAAAGTAGATGAAGAAAAATATGCTCGCCTCATACAGCGTCAGATCGATAATACAATCGATGTGGTAGTTCCTGTAGGCACAACTGGAGAGAGTGCAACTCTCAGTCATGATGAGCACAAACGCTGTATCGAAATTGCGGTAGAGGTATGCAAAGGTACTTCCACCAAAGTCATGGCCGGTGCTGGGAGCAACTCTACCCATGAAGCAATTGATCTAGCCAAATTTGCACAAAAGGCTGGAGCAGATGCAATTCTTAGCGTCTCACCCTATTACAACAAACCTACCCAAGAGGGACTCTATCAACACTACAAAGCACTTGCTGCAGCTGTTGATATTCCGGTGCTTCTTTACAACGTCCCTGGACGCACAGGAGTCGATATCAAGCCAGAAACTGTCTTTCGTCTCTTTGATGAAGTAGACAATATCTATGGTATCAAGGAAGCAACTGGATCAATTGAGCGATGTGTAGAGCTGCTTGCAAAGCGTTCCGAGCTCTATGTTATCAGTGGAGATGATACTATCAACTATCCAATTATTGCAAATGGCGGTATGGGTGTGATCTCTGTTACAGCAAACCTTCTACCAGATAAGATGAGTATGCTTGTGCATGCGGGCCTTGCTGGACAGTTTGATACTGCAAAAATGATCAATGATGAGCTTTTTGACATCAATAAAGCCCTCTTTATTGAGAGCAACCCTATTCCAATCAAAGCTGCTATGTATCTTGCAGGGCTTTTGGATTCTCTCGAATATCGCCTTCCGCTTGTGCCACCAAGCAAAGAGAATATGAAGCTCATTGAGAAGACTTTAGAAAAATATGAGGTTGTAGCATGA
- a CDS encoding enoyl-ACP reductase, with product MKKTLVISGGTRGIGRAIVERFAKEGVDVALTYNSNSEIADNLTQELSQKHGIKAKAYQLNVLEPEQYKELFKQIDEDFERVDYFISNAIISGRAVVGGFGPFMRLKPKGLNNIYTATVLAFVVGAQEAAKRMEKVGGGAIISLSSTGNLVYTPNYAGHGSSKAAVETMVKYAAHELGPKNIRVNAVSGGPIDTDALRAFPNYEEVKAETIARSPLGRMGTPQDLAGACWFLCSDEASWITGQTLVVDGGTSFS from the coding sequence ATGAAAAAGACATTGGTAATCAGTGGCGGGACAAGAGGTATAGGAAGGGCGATAGTTGAGCGCTTTGCAAAAGAAGGGGTCGATGTGGCTCTCACATATAACAGCAACAGCGAAATTGCAGATAATCTCACACAAGAGCTCTCACAAAAACATGGCATCAAAGCCAAAGCCTATCAACTCAATGTACTAGAACCTGAACAATATAAAGAACTCTTTAAACAGATTGATGAAGACTTTGAGCGAGTTGACTATTTTATTTCTAATGCTATTATATCAGGACGTGCAGTTGTAGGTGGCTTTGGACCTTTTATGCGCCTTAAACCAAAAGGACTCAATAATATCTATACCGCTACAGTTTTGGCATTTGTCGTTGGTGCTCAAGAAGCAGCAAAACGCATGGAAAAAGTTGGTGGAGGTGCAATTATTTCACTCAGTTCTACAGGTAATTTGGTATACACTCCAAATTATGCTGGACATGGTAGTTCCAAAGCTGCTGTAGAGACAATGGTCAAATATGCTGCACATGAGCTTGGGCCTAAAAACATACGTGTTAATGCAGTAAGTGGCGGTCCTATCGATACAGATGCATTGAGAGCTTTCCCAAACTATGAAGAGGTCAAGGCTGAAACTATTGCACGCAGTCCTTTGGGACGCATGGGTACACCACAAGATTTAGCTGGTGCTTGCTGGTTTTTATGTAGTGATGAGGCAAGCTGGATAACGGGACAAACACTTGTAGTCGATGGTGGTACAAGCTTTAGCTGA
- the pgsA gene encoding CDP-diacylglycerol--glycerol-3-phosphate 3-phosphatidyltransferase, with the protein MKSINLPNALALSRVLAAPLMYMFLVNRDLFPNIHPTWLDYFAAFLFVLASITDFFDGYIAREFDQVTQLGKILDPLADKMLTLAGFLGLMMLGRADPWAIYLILTREFFITGLRVSAVGMGKEISASFLGKIKTIVQMIAIGFLIMNWPGGTLLLWLAVIITLYSGFEYIKEYMSVKD; encoded by the coding sequence ATGAAGAGTATCAATCTGCCCAATGCTCTTGCACTCTCGCGAGTACTTGCTGCACCTTTGATGTATATGTTTTTGGTCAATCGTGATCTTTTTCCCAATATCCATCCTACATGGCTTGACTATTTTGCGGCTTTTTTGTTTGTCCTCGCAAGTATTACAGACTTTTTTGATGGGTATATTGCAAGAGAATTTGATCAAGTCACACAACTTGGCAAAATACTCGATCCACTTGCAGACAAAATGCTTACGCTTGCTGGATTTTTGGGCCTCATGATGCTAGGACGGGCAGACCCATGGGCAATCTATCTGATTCTCACAAGAGAGTTTTTCATAACAGGTCTTCGCGTCTCAGCTGTTGGAATGGGTAAAGAGATAAGTGCAAGTTTTCTTGGCAAAATCAAGACAATTGTGCAAATGATTGCTATAGGTTTTTTGATAATGAACTGGCCAGGAGGTACACTCTTGCTATGGTTAGCAGTCATTATCACTCTTTATAGCGGGTTTGAATATATAAAAGAGTATATGAGTGTGAAGGATTGA
- the rseP gene encoding RIP metalloprotease RseP produces the protein MGFLVALLALSVMIIFHEMGHFLAARFFGVTVERFSVGFGPILLKKRCCGTEWAISTFPLGGYVKMKGQDDTDPLKTSSDPDSYTAKKPWQRIIILLAGPFANFLLAFLLYLIVALAGYNTLAPKIGKVLPNSAAQAAGLKPGDEIVAIDNHPIKTWEDLSRIIAHANHPLYITVKRRQETLHLTIKPKMTKTKNIFGEEVKRPMIGIAPAQEYIKVKLSLLQAINMAWDKTVEATKFIVVGLEKLLEGVVSPKEIGGVITIMDVTAKASQVGIVALLSLSALISVNLGILNLLPIPALDGGHIIFNLYEWITNRAPSQEVLYRLTLAGWVFLVGLMGLGLYNDINRLLGASHG, from the coding sequence ATGGGATTTTTAGTTGCACTTTTAGCACTTTCAGTTATGATAATTTTTCATGAGATGGGGCACTTTCTTGCAGCGCGCTTTTTTGGCGTAACAGTTGAAAGATTTAGTGTTGGATTTGGCCCGATACTCCTTAAAAAAAGATGTTGCGGTACAGAGTGGGCAATCAGTACATTCCCACTTGGCGGATATGTGAAGATGAAGGGACAAGATGACACCGATCCACTCAAAACAAGCAGTGACCCAGATAGCTATACGGCCAAAAAACCTTGGCAAAGAATCATCATCTTACTTGCTGGCCCTTTTGCAAACTTTCTCCTTGCATTTTTGCTCTATCTCATTGTAGCTCTTGCAGGTTACAACACGTTAGCACCAAAAATTGGCAAAGTCCTTCCAAACAGCGCTGCCCAAGCAGCAGGTCTCAAACCTGGAGATGAGATTGTTGCCATAGATAACCATCCTATCAAAACATGGGAGGATCTTAGCCGCATTATTGCTCATGCCAATCACCCACTTTATATCACTGTTAAGCGCAGACAAGAGACTTTGCATCTCACGATCAAACCAAAAATGACAAAAACGAAAAATATTTTTGGTGAAGAGGTCAAAAGACCTATGATAGGTATTGCTCCAGCACAAGAATATATTAAGGTCAAACTCTCTCTTCTCCAAGCTATCAATATGGCTTGGGATAAGACAGTAGAAGCTACAAAATTTATAGTAGTAGGATTAGAAAAGCTGCTCGAAGGTGTAGTCTCGCCAAAAGAGATTGGTGGAGTTATCACTATCATGGATGTGACAGCAAAAGCAAGCCAAGTTGGGATCGTGGCACTTTTAAGTCTCAGTGCACTTATATCAGTCAACCTCGGCATCCTCAATCTCCTTCCAATTCCAGCTCTTGATGGTGGTCATATCATCTTCAATCTCTATGAGTGGATTACCAACCGAGCTCCAAGCCAAGAAGTGCTCTATCGCCTCACACTCGCTGGCTGGGTATTTTTGGTGGGTCTCATGGGCTTGGGTCTTTATAATGATATCAATAGACTTTTAGGAGCATCACATGGATAA
- a CDS encoding YggS family pyridoxal phosphate-dependent enzyme translates to MDKYRLRDNMDRIIQRVEDARIKRSEHHIVQIVAVTKYVGPQEIRALYELGQRAVGENRVQDLKAKSEALNDLPLEWHFIGRLQKNKINHLIDLDPWLMQSLDTLELALELDKRLEAKKKRMDCLLQVNSAKEETKAGVIPEAAYDEYLKIIENTKHINLLGVMTIGAHTEDKETIKRSFETTYKIYEALKPHGAQICSMGMSNDFELAIECGSNMVRIGSLFFS, encoded by the coding sequence ATGGATAAATATAGACTTCGTGACAATATGGATAGAATTATTCAGCGTGTTGAAGATGCGAGGATAAAACGAAGTGAACACCATATCGTCCAAATAGTTGCTGTAACAAAATATGTTGGGCCCCAGGAGATTAGAGCCCTCTATGAGCTTGGCCAAAGAGCAGTTGGTGAAAACCGTGTACAAGATCTCAAAGCAAAGAGCGAGGCTCTTAACGATCTTCCACTTGAGTGGCATTTCATTGGAAGACTCCAAAAAAATAAAATCAACCACCTCATCGATCTTGATCCATGGCTCATGCAGTCTTTGGATACTTTAGAGCTTGCTTTGGAGCTTGATAAGAGATTAGAAGCAAAGAAGAAGAGAATGGATTGCCTCTTGCAAGTAAACAGTGCCAAAGAGGAGACAAAAGCAGGTGTCATACCTGAAGCCGCATACGATGAATACCTCAAAATCATTGAAAATACAAAACATATCAATCTCTTAGGCGTCATGACAATCGGTGCCCATACAGAAGACAAAGAAACGATCAAGAGAAGTTTTGAGACCACTTATAAAATCTATGAAGCGCTCAAACCACACGGAGCACAGATCTGCTCCATGGGGATGAGCAACGATTTTGAGTTAGCAATTGAGTGTGGATCAAATATGGTGCGAATCGGGAGTCTCTTTTTTAGTTAG
- the truD gene encoding tRNA pseudouridine(13) synthase TruD, with product MDRLYFLDHAPINFYFRQTPQTFVVEEVPLYPFSGEGEHLILKVRKKNLTTWQMLQAFSEQLGVKLKDIGYAGLKDKNALTYQYISINKKYADALRRFSHPQIKIVDITRHSNKIRLGHLKGNRFFIRLKKVLSVDAKKIDEVLKILSQQGMPNYFGYQRFGLDGKNYELGKAIVEGKRIRERKKAKLFVNAYQSHLFNLWLSKRVELSKILSSFQKKELIDILDFPREIIEELKNQSHTFKLFPGDIAKHYPYGKIFFVDDVKAESKRFAAKDISPTGLLPGLKTPRAEGLAREIEKDFDDERIKEFGDRRYAWVWPEDVQGCYKEKDAWYELRFFLPKGSYATILLEEIAHRPLKDENES from the coding sequence ATGGATAGACTCTACTTTTTAGATCATGCACCGATCAATTTCTACTTTCGCCAAACACCCCAAACCTTCGTCGTTGAAGAGGTTCCTCTCTATCCGTTTAGTGGTGAAGGGGAGCATCTTATTCTCAAAGTGCGCAAAAAAAATCTCACAACATGGCAGATGTTGCAGGCTTTTAGTGAGCAGTTAGGAGTAAAGCTCAAAGATATCGGCTATGCTGGTTTGAAAGACAAAAATGCTCTGACGTATCAGTATATCTCTATCAATAAAAAGTATGCAGATGCTCTGCGGCGATTTTCTCATCCACAGATTAAAATTGTGGATATTACAAGACATTCCAATAAGATTCGCTTAGGTCATCTCAAAGGCAATCGCTTTTTTATCCGTCTTAAAAAGGTGCTATCGGTGGATGCCAAAAAGATCGATGAAGTGCTCAAAATTTTGTCACAGCAGGGTATGCCTAACTACTTTGGATACCAGCGATTTGGTCTTGATGGGAAAAATTATGAACTTGGTAAGGCGATAGTCGAAGGCAAGAGGATACGGGAGAGAAAAAAGGCGAAGCTCTTTGTCAATGCTTACCAGAGCCATCTTTTTAATTTGTGGCTCAGTAAAAGAGTGGAGCTGAGTAAAATTCTGAGTAGTTTCCAAAAAAAAGAGCTTATCGATATACTAGACTTCCCAAGGGAGATCATAGAGGAGCTCAAAAATCAATCACATACTTTTAAGCTCTTTCCTGGAGATATCGCCAAACACTATCCATATGGGAAGATCTTTTTTGTTGATGATGTCAAAGCTGAATCGAAGCGATTTGCTGCAAAAGATATCTCTCCTACAGGACTCTTACCAGGTCTTAAGACTCCACGGGCGGAGGGCTTGGCAAGGGAAATCGAGAAAGATTTTGATGATGAGCGTATCAAGGAGTTTGGCGATAGGCGATATGCGTGGGTGTGGCCAGAGGATGTACAAGGCTGCTACAAAGAGAAGGATGCTTGGTATGAACTGCGCTTTTTCCTTCCGAAAGGAAGTTATGCTACAATCTTGCTAGAAGAGATAGCACATAGACCATTAAAGGATGAAAATGAGAGCTGA
- a CDS encoding thiamine-phosphate kinase: MNREFYYISLFNNKYIGDDGAVIGKEVYSADAFCEDIHFKREWFDLATISKKAMLVNISDAIAMNAQPMYALVSVQIPRTFHNNQLRQIAQGLQEAADEYECEIIGGDTVAGEKLDFSITLISHTKRAILRKPVREGYLLAFTGELGSVAKDLRRALRFKKVAKNSKFARPRLRQKFMQKAARHIKAAMDISDGLFDDLAKLSAHNKKIGYRFLRSISRQQGCSGEEYELLFAFDPREKRAIEAIAKKTRTKITIFAKAQRRRYRNMCKTHHF; this comes from the coding sequence GTGAATAGAGAGTTTTATTATATAAGTTTATTTAATAATAAGTATATTGGTGATGATGGTGCTGTTATTGGTAAAGAGGTCTATAGTGCTGACGCTTTTTGTGAAGATATTCATTTTAAAAGAGAGTGGTTTGATCTGGCTACTATCTCAAAAAAAGCGATGCTTGTCAATATATCAGATGCAATAGCGATGAATGCACAACCGATGTATGCTCTTGTGAGTGTGCAAATTCCTCGCACCTTTCATAATAATCAACTACGTCAAATAGCACAGGGATTGCAAGAGGCTGCAGATGAGTATGAGTGCGAGATAATTGGTGGTGATACAGTAGCAGGAGAGAAGCTTGATTTCTCAATCACACTCATCTCACACACCAAAAGAGCTATACTTCGAAAACCAGTGCGGGAGGGGTATCTGCTAGCATTTACAGGAGAGCTTGGAAGTGTAGCCAAAGATTTGCGAAGGGCTCTAAGATTTAAAAAAGTGGCAAAAAACTCTAAGTTTGCTAGGCCCCGTTTGCGCCAGAAATTTATGCAAAAGGCCGCAAGACATATCAAGGCTGCTATGGATATTAGTGATGGTCTCTTTGATGATTTGGCTAAACTATCAGCGCACAATAAAAAAATAGGATATAGATTTTTGCGATCCATTTCACGGCAGCAGGGCTGTAGTGGTGAGGAGTATGAGCTTTTGTTTGCGTTTGATCCAAGAGAAAAAAGAGCGATAGAAGCGATAGCCAAAAAGACGCGCACTAAAATCACAATCTTTGCAAAAGCGCAAAGAAGAAGATATCGCAATATGTGCAAAACACACCATTTTTAA
- the sdhA gene encoding succinate dehydrogenase flavoprotein subunit produces the protein MQVPIYTYDVVIVGSGLAGCAAARELKKAGKNVIVLTKLHPLRSHSGAAQGGVNAALSDDDDVELHMFDTVKGSDYLADQDAVELMCSKAPETIRWIEHMGAAFSRRKDGRIAQRPFGGQSKPRACFAKDRTGLTLLQTIYEQAHREGVEFWDEWYVADILYKDGKAYGVVAFNLRNQEPAIFNAKAVMFATGGYARAFKINSNAHANTGDGLSIFARHGLPLEDMEFVQFHPSGLAGTGILISEAARGEGGRLYNKNGERFMEKYAPEKMELAPRDVVARAIMNEIREGRGVGPDGMAVYLDLTHLGEEKIMERLPELRDLAITFLGQDMVKEPIMITVTAHYSMGGIPVTIDGHVKKSPTETTEGLYAAGECACVSVHGANRLGANSLLEALFFGRHVGQTIVNDLDRGISCEKAHPEEAQNMLDEIKFIMTNNGTETTSKLRQELQDTMFENCGVFRTEESLLKQREILKGLKERFKNIRIDDKSKTFNTDLQEAIELGHMLDYATFIVEGAIARKESRGAHYREDYPERDDKNFLKHTYAYMDREGNINLEYGEVVLGKFEPQERKY, from the coding sequence ATGCAAGTGCCTATCTATACATATGATGTAGTAATTGTAGGATCCGGACTGGCCGGATGTGCTGCAGCGCGAGAGCTTAAAAAAGCCGGAAAAAATGTGATCGTCCTCACAAAGCTCCATCCGCTGCGCAGCCACTCTGGTGCAGCACAAGGAGGAGTCAACGCAGCTTTGAGTGATGATGATGATGTAGAACTTCACATGTTTGACACTGTTAAGGGAAGTGACTATCTAGCTGACCAAGATGCAGTGGAACTCATGTGTTCTAAAGCTCCTGAGACAATTCGCTGGATTGAGCACATGGGTGCGGCATTTAGTAGACGCAAAGATGGCCGCATCGCCCAAAGACCTTTTGGTGGTCAGAGCAAACCAAGAGCATGTTTTGCAAAAGATAGAACTGGTCTAACACTCTTGCAAACAATCTATGAGCAAGCACACAGAGAGGGTGTTGAGTTTTGGGATGAGTGGTATGTAGCAGACATCCTCTACAAGGACGGCAAAGCCTATGGCGTAGTTGCATTTAATCTTCGCAACCAAGAGCCAGCAATCTTTAATGCAAAAGCTGTGATGTTTGCTACCGGTGGATATGCACGCGCTTTCAAAATCAACTCCAACGCACATGCAAACACTGGCGATGGTCTGAGCATCTTTGCACGCCATGGATTGCCTCTTGAAGATATGGAGTTTGTACAGTTTCACCCATCTGGTCTGGCTGGCACAGGTATCTTGATCAGTGAAGCTGCACGTGGGGAAGGTGGACGCCTCTACAACAAAAATGGCGAGAGATTTATGGAAAAGTATGCTCCAGAAAAGATGGAACTAGCTCCACGCGATGTAGTAGCAAGAGCGATTATGAATGAGATTAGAGAGGGGCGTGGTGTAGGTCCGGATGGTATGGCAGTCTATCTTGATCTTACGCATCTTGGTGAAGAGAAGATTATGGAGCGACTCCCAGAACTTCGAGACCTCGCTATCACATTCCTTGGCCAAGATATGGTAAAAGAGCCAATTATGATCACTGTTACAGCACACTACTCAATGGGAGGAATTCCTGTAACAATTGATGGTCATGTCAAAAAGAGCCCTACTGAGACTACTGAAGGACTCTACGCTGCGGGAGAGTGTGCCTGTGTAAGTGTCCATGGCGCAAACAGACTTGGAGCAAACTCACTTCTTGAAGCACTCTTCTTTGGACGCCATGTAGGCCAAACCATCGTAAATGATCTTGATAGAGGTATCTCTTGTGAAAAGGCACATCCTGAAGAGGCACAAAATATGCTCGATGAAATCAAATTTATCATGACAAACAACGGCACAGAAACTACATCAAAACTTCGCCAAGAGCTGCAAGATACGATGTTTGAAAACTGTGGTGTCTTTAGAACCGAAGAGTCACTCCTCAAGCAAAGAGAGATTCTCAAAGGCTTAAAAGAGCGCTTCAAAAATATCCGCATTGATGACAAATCAAAAACTTTCAATACAGACTTACAAGAAGCGATTGAGCTTGGACATATGCTCGATTATGCAACATTTATCGTCGAAGGAGCAATCGCACGCAAAGAGTCACGTGGTGCGCACTACCGCGAAGACTATCCAGAGCGTGATGATAAAAACTTCCTCAAACACACATATGCATACATGGATAGAGAGGGCAATATTAACCTCGAGTATGGTGAAGTGGTTCTTGGCAAATTTGAGCCTCAAGAAAGAAAATATTAA